The following are encoded in a window of Colletotrichum lupini chromosome 3, complete sequence genomic DNA:
- a CDS encoding Mov34/MPN/PAD-1 family protein, whose amino-acid sequence MRGNSLLQLFVWASKAIPPPEPNPDPFFSPETGEPSFVVHPETFSANVTQNHIRLRNPSKTGRSFAPTGTVRTPYRTAPSMAVPCLHASPLLHSMQTPPCPPGCPPGSQICYLGKVQSHATAQEKGRSTTFPRRPLPDTSLTLDGVLCCAVLFLYFRLDAHFRPFVFLPQLVLSRVCPLHHSLVALHPHHFSAIPSSALWDTLIQQLKATRALHSSTITEALLRIVIMTAVVTTAPLGVDLLAQSIKENTAINIAEVDINNTDRFLVHSPYTEPEHLLDLETLDDENALLARALSQMECLRADYATAGYVESFNWDQVLGELKRLVQSTGKTFKETSFYIVAFRSTIPPSTIYEDLGVLDKAAHAEANQFGGFLKYWFGSPDSEGRNLATCVWRSRPDAVKAGHGQAHRRASRATASMYSFWKIDRHRLITDGQVKQKWLFAAFGDLEKMSQSDWSMSNETPQTERMIQRAVPIPPYTCIQVMVLLQIILADEAKDEGMANTEAGAGESNGPGYEEEDGRREAQDDKMRRRRGVWNLLRITVGEKDGGVGPELCRLTPPDSPQSLPQFVVAKSSIFRNTTRRLPPLSSNSDRQVNATPTIPLPQTQNQATEFLNLHESFSDRIANMGDVIKEVPLTAVRVEALVVMKIVKHGSATFPTTATGSIVGMDADGLLEITNTFQFPTVDVASTDSHQNSHQNDASALAAAAPRQKANIVYQNDMIKHLKEVNVDANNVGWYTSAAMGNFVNLSFIENQYHYQKDNERTVALVHDVSRSSQGSLSLRAFKLTPAFMAAYKEGKFTTESLKASKLTFKDILAELPVEIHNTHLLTSFLHQLPGLPEQDKIESPNSLSDLRDDPLKQQLHPSVENLDLSIDPFLEKTCDLLLESIESHYTDLNNFQFYQRQLGREQAKITQWQTKRKAENAARAAAKQAPLPEDEWQRLFKLPQEPSRLEGMLNAKQVEQYSKQVDGFTANISAKMFAVRENLLPKRA is encoded by the exons ATGCGGGGGAACTCGCTGCTCCAACTCTTCGTCTGGGCTTCTAAAGCAATACCACCGCCAGAACCAAATCCAGATCCGTTCTTTTCTCCAGAGACGGGCGAGCCATCCTTTGTCGTTCACCCCGAGACTTTTTCTG CAAACGTAACTCAA AACCACATCCGATTGCGCAATCCCTCCAAAACTGGTCGCTCCTTTGCGCCCACTGGTACcgtccgtactccgtaccgaaCCGCACCATCCATGGCTGTCCCATGCTTGCATGCTTCCCCCCTACTGCATAGCATGCAAAC CCCGCCGTGCCCGCCTGGCTGCCCACCCGGGTCGCAGATTTGCTACCTAGGCAAAGTCCAGTCCCATGCAACAGCCCAGGAAAAGGG TCGCTCGACG ACGTTTCCTCGACGCCCCCTGCCCGACACGTCTCTGACTCTGGATGGTGTGCTGTGCTGTGCTGTTCTGTTCTTATATTTCAGACTCGACGCTCATTTTCGTCCTTTCGTCTTTTTG CCTCAACTTGTGCTGAGCCGAGTCTGCCCCTTACACCACTCGCTCGTTGCTCTTCACCCACATCATTTCTCGGCAATTCCTTCAAGCGCCCTCTGGGATACCTTGATCCAACAGCTCAAAGCCACCCGGGCTCTTCATTCCAGCACAATCACAGAGGCATTGCTCCGGATCGTCATCATGACTGCCGTTGTGACCACGGCCCCATTGGGCGTCGACCTTCTGGCCCAAAGCATCAAGGAGAATACAGCCATCAACATAGCTGAGGTCGACATCAACAACACGGACAGATTCCTCGTCCACTCTCCCTACACAGAACCAGAGCACTTGCTAGATCTCGAGACCCTGGATGATGAAAACGCCCTCCTCGCCAGGGCGCTGTCTCAGATGGAGTGCCTCCGCGCGGACTACGCCACGGCCGGCTACGTTGAATCCTTCAATTGGGACCAAGTTCTCGGCGAGCTCAAGCGCCTCGTCCAATCCACTGGAAAAACATTCAAGGAAACTTCCTTTTACATTGTGGCATTCCGCTCGACGATCCCGCCATCAACAATCTATGAAGATCTCGGCGTTTTGGACAAGGCCGCGCATGCCGAAGCCAACCAATTCGGGGGATTCTTGAA ATATTGGTTCGGAAGTCCCGACTCAGAAGGAAGAAATTTGGCAACGTGCGTCTGGCGGTCGAGACCAGATGCCGTCAAAGCCGGCCACGGTCAGGCTCATCGTCGAGCAAGTCGTGCGACAGCGTCCATGTACTCGTTCTGGAAGATTGATCGACACCGCCTCATC ACGGACGGGCAGGTAAAACAAAAGTGGCTATTTGCGGCGTTTGGTGATTTGGAGAAAATGTCGCAATCGGACTGGTCAATGAGCAATGAGACACCACAAACAGAGCGTATG ATCCAACGCGCCGTACCTATCCCACCTTACACTTGCATCCAAGTGATGGTCCTGTTGCAAATCATTCTGGCTGATGAAGCGAAAGACGAGGGGATGGCGAATACTGAAGCAG GAGCAGGAGAGTCGAATGGGCCAGGTTATGAAGAGGAAGATGGAAGGAGGGAAGCGCAGGACGACAAGATGAGACGAC GACGTGGCGTGTGGAATCTGTTACGGATCACCGTGGGAGAGAAAGACGGCGGTGTGGGTCC TGAACTCTGCCGCCTGACACCGCCCGACAGCCCACAATCCCTCCCACAATTCGTTGTAGCGAAAAGTTCGATATTTCGCAACACGACGAGACGACTGCCGCCCCTCTCCTCGAATTCCGACCGCCAAGTTAACGCGACACCAACGATCCCGCTGCCGCAGACTCAAAACCAGGCCACCGAATTTTTGAACCTGCACGAATCTTTCTCCGATCGTATCGCAAATATGGGTGACGTTATCAAGGAGGTGCCGCTCACGGCGGTCCGCGTTGAGGCCCTT GTGGTGATGAAAATCGTCAAGCATGGCTCCGCGACCTTCCCCACGACCGCCACCGGTTCCATCGTCGGCATGGACGCCGACGGTCTCCTCGAGATCACAAACACCTTCCAGTTCCCCACGGTCGACGTCGCAAGCACCGACAGCCACCAAAACAGCCACCAGAACGATGCCTCGGCCCTCGCTGCCGCTGCTCCCCGCCAGAAGGCCAACATTGTCTACCAGAACGACATGATCAAGCACCTGAAGGAGGTCAACGTCGACGCTAACAACGTCGGCTGGTACACCAGCGCTGCCATGGGCAACTTTGTCAACCTTAGCTTCATCGAGAACCAGTACCACTACCAGAAGGACAACGAGCGGACAGTCGCCCTCGTCCACGACGTCAGCCGCAGCTCCCAGGGCTCCCTGAGCCTGCGCGCTTTCAAGCTCACCCCGGCATTCATGGCGGCATACAAGGAGGGCAAGTTCACGACTGAGAG CCTGAAAGCCTCCAAGCTCACCTTCAAGGACATTCTCGCCGAGCTCCCCGTCGAGATTCACAACACCCACCTTCTGACCTCATTCCTGCACCAGCTTCCCGGCCTCCCCGAGCAGGACAAGATCGAGTCGCCCAACTCTTTGTCGGATCTGCGCGACGACCCCCTCAAGCAGCAGCTCCACCCCTCGGTCGAGAACCTCGACCTCTCGATAGACCCCTTCCTCGAGAAGACGTGCGACCTCCTGCTCGAGAGCATCGAGTCCCACTACACCGACCTCAACAACTTCCAGTTCTACCAGCGCCAGCTCGGCCGCGAGCAGGCCAAGATCACGCAGTGGCAGACCAAGCGCAAGGCGGAGAACGCGGCGCGCGCGGCGGCCAAGCAGGCGCCGCTGCCCGAGGACGAGTGGCAGAGGCTGTTCAAGCTGCCTCAGGAGCCCAGCCGGTTGGAGGGCATGTTGAACGCGAAGCAGGTGGAGCAGTACAGCAAGCAGGTGGACGGATTCACGGCCAACATCAGCGCCAAGATGTTTGCCGTCAGGGAGAACCTGCTGCCCAAGCGGGCTTAG
- a CDS encoding D-isomer specific 2-hydroxyacid dehydrogenase: MSKPIVLQLGQIEHAHDTWASLADVAQIIKPKATNRAEFLEECKSGALDGVKAIYRTFASVHITGRIDAELVAALPSSVGFICHNGAGYDQIDIPACTSRSPDPILVSNTPTAVDDATADIAIFLILGALRNLNASILSIRDGKWKGQPPPPLGRDPQGKVLGILGMGGIGRNMAKKARAFGMEVRYFNRTRLEGHLEEECGASYVDFETLLRESDVISLNLPLNAHTRHIISTPQFDLMKPGVVVVNTARGAVIDEAALVAALDSGKVASAGLDVFENEPEVHPGLLANPNVLIVPHMGTWTLETSVKMEKWAIGNVRRAVTEEKLDSVVVEQKGLVG, encoded by the exons ATGTCAAAGCCCATAGTCCTCCAACTGGGCCAAATCGAGCA CGCCCACGACACCTGGGCCTCCCTCGCCGACGTCGCCCAAATCATCAAGCCAAAGGCCACCAATCGCGCCGAGTTCCTCGAGGAGTGCAAATCCGGCGCCCTCGACGGCGTAAAGGCAATCTACCGCACTTTTGCAAGCGTCCACATCACCGGCCGCATCGATGCCGAGCTCGTCGCCGCTCTTCCCTCCAGCGTAGGCTTCATCTGCCACAATG GCGCCGGCTACGACCAAATCGACATCCCAGCCTGCACATCCCGCTCCCCCGACCCCATCCTCGTCTCAAACACACCCACCGCAGTCGACGACGCAACAGCAGACATTGCAATCTTCCTCATCCTCGGCGCCCTCCGCAACCTCAACGCCTCCATCCTCTCCATCCGCGATGGGAAGTGGAAAGGTCAACCCCCTCCCCCGCTAGGCCGCGACCCCCAAGGCAAAGTCCTAGGCATCCTCGGTATGGGCGGCATCGGGCGCAACATGGCCAAGAAGGCAAGGGCGTTTGGCATGGAGGTGCGGTATTTCAACCGTACGAGGCTCGAGGGCCATTTGGAGGAGGAGTGTGGTGCCAGTTATGTTGATTTCGAGACGTTGTTGCGGGAGAGTGATGTGATTTCTCTCAACCTGCCTCTAAAC GCCCACACCCGCCACATAATCTCAACCCCGCAATTCGACCTCATGAAACCCGGCGTGGTGGTAGTAAACACGGCCCGCGGCGCCGTCATCGACGAAGCCGCGCTCGTCGCGGCCCTCGATTCCGGAAAAGTCGCCAGCGCGGGCCTCGACGTCTTTGAGAACGAGCCCGAGGTCCACCCCGGCCTTCTCGCCAACCCCAACGTGCTGATTGTCCCGCACATGGGCACCTGGACGCTCGAGACAAGCGTCAAGATGGAGAAGTGGGCTATTGGGAATGTAAGGAGGGCGGTGACGGAGGAGAAGCTGGATAGTGTTGTTGTTGAGCAAAAGGGGCTTGTTGGTTAG
- a CDS encoding adenosylhomocysteinase: protein MAAPANKFKVADLSLAAFGRKEIELAENEMPGLMQTRAKYAADQPLKGARIAGCLHMTIQTAVLIETLTALGAEVTWTSCNIFSTQDHAAAAIAAAGVPVFAWKGETEEEYNWCLEQQLSAFKDGQKLNLILDDGGDLTHLVHEKYPEMLKGCYGVSEETTTGVHHLYKMLKDGKLLVPSINVNDSVTKSKFDNLYGCRESLIDGIKRATDVMVAGKVAVVAGFGDVGKGCAQALHTMGARVIVTEIDPINALQAAMAGYEVTTMEKAAPRGQIFVTTTGCRDILTGAHFDVMPNDAIVCNIGHFDIEIDVAWLKANAQSVQNIKPQVDRFLMKNGRHIILLAEGRLVNLGCATGHSSFVMSCSFTNQVLAQIMLYKSGDAAWGQKYVEFAKAGKLDVGVYVLPKVLDEEVARLHLSHVNVELTELTKTQADYLSITVEGPYKSDIYRY, encoded by the exons ATGGCTGCCCCCGCCAACAAGTTCAAGGTCGCTGACCTGTCCCTTGCCGCCTTCGGCCGCAAGGAGATCGAGCTCGCCGAGAACGAGATGCCCGGTCTTATGCAGACTCGCGCCAAGTACGCTGCCGACCAGCCTCTCAAGGGTGCCCGTATCGCCGGTTGCTTGCACATGACCATCCAGACCGCCGTCCTCATCGAGACCCTCACTGCTCTTGGTGCTGAGGTTACCTGGACTTCCTGCAACATCTTCTCCACCCAGGACCACGCCGCTGCTGCCATTGCCGCTGCCGGTGTCCCCGTCTTCGCCTGGAAGGGTGAGACCGAGGAGGAGTACAACTGGTGCTTGGAGCAGCAGCTGTCCGCCTTCAAGGATGGCCAGAAGCTCAACCTTATCCTCGACGACGGTGGTGATCTGACCCACCTCGTCCACGAGAAGTACCCCGAGATGCTCAAGGGCTGCTACGGTGTCTCTGAGGAGACCACCACCGGTGTCCACCACCTCTACAAGATGCTCAAGGACGGCAAGCTCCTTGTGCCCTCCATCAACGTCAACGACTCCGTCACCAAGTCCAAGTTCGACAACCTGTACGGCTGCCGCGAGTCCCTCATTGACGGAATCAAGCGTGCTACCGACGTCATGGTTGCCGGCAAGGTCGCCGTCGTCGCTGGATTCGGTGATGTCGGCAAAGGCTGCGCCCAGGCTCTGCACACCATGGGCGCTCGTGTCATTGTCACCGAGATTGACCCCATCAACGCCCTCCAGGCCGCCATGGCCGGCTACGAGGTCACCACCATGGAGAAGGCCGCTCCCCGCGGTCAGATCTTCGTCACCACCACTGGCTGCCGCGACATCCTGACTGGCGCTCACTTCGACGTCATGCCCAACGACGCCATTGTCTGCA ACATTGGTCACTTCGACATCGAGATCGACGTCGCCTGGCTCAAGGCCAACGCCCAGAGCGTCCAGAACATCAAGCCCCAGGTCGACCGCTTCCTGATGAAGAACGGCCGCCACATCATCCTCCTTGCCGAGGGTCGTCTGGTCAACCTTGGCTGTGCCACCGGTCACTCCTCCTTCGTCATGTCCTGCTCCTTCACCAACCAGGTTCTTGCCCAGATCATGCTGTACAAGTCCGGTGACGCCGCCTGGGGCCAGAAGTACGTCGAGTTCGCCAAGGCTGGCAAGCTCGATGTTGGTGTCTACGTCCTCCCCAAGGTCCTTGACGAGGAGGTCGCCAGACTCCACCTGTCCCACGTCAACGTTGAGCTCACCGAGCTCACCAAGACCCAGGCCGACTACCTCAGCATCACCGTTGAGGGTCCCTACAAGAGCGACATCTACCGCTACTAA